One genomic region from Pseudoduganella dura encodes:
- a CDS encoding DeoR family transcriptional regulator, with protein sequence MRHTSQRRATILQALTQHGSVQVNELVERLGVSAVTIRTDLSALEAQGLATRSHGGATLARTPPTEHTVPQKDAINHEQKARIGAHAARMVEPGDNIIIDSGTTTISLARHLRDAQGVTVMTNGLNIAWELADAPGVDLILTGGLLRKQSLSIQGTQAEACLQAYSFDKLFLGVDGFDLQFGVTTHHEAEASLNHKMVERAKKIIVLADASKFGRVSLHRIVQLDRVHTVITDAGISDEYRDGLLQAGIELQIAG encoded by the coding sequence ATGCGACATACCAGCCAACGCCGCGCCACGATCCTGCAGGCGCTCACCCAACATGGTTCGGTGCAGGTCAACGAACTGGTGGAACGGCTGGGCGTTTCGGCGGTAACGATCCGCACCGACCTCTCGGCGCTGGAAGCGCAAGGCCTGGCCACGCGCAGCCATGGCGGCGCCACGCTGGCGCGCACGCCGCCCACCGAGCACACGGTGCCACAGAAGGATGCCATCAACCACGAGCAGAAGGCGCGCATCGGCGCCCATGCGGCGCGCATGGTGGAACCGGGCGACAACATCATCATCGATTCGGGCACCACCACCATCTCGCTGGCGCGCCACCTGCGCGATGCGCAGGGCGTGACCGTGATGACCAACGGCCTGAACATCGCCTGGGAACTGGCCGACGCGCCCGGCGTGGACCTGATCCTCACCGGCGGGCTGCTGCGCAAGCAGTCGCTGTCCATCCAGGGCACGCAGGCCGAAGCCTGCCTGCAGGCCTACAGCTTCGACAAGCTGTTCCTCGGTGTGGACGGTTTCGACCTGCAGTTCGGCGTGACCACCCATCACGAGGCGGAGGCCAGCCTGAACCACAAGATGGTGGAGCGGGCGAAAAAAATCATCGTGCTGGCCGACGCCTCCAAGTTCGGCCGCGTGAGCCTGCACCGCATCGTGCAGCTGGACCGCGTGCACACCGTGATCACCGACGCCGGCATCAGCGACGAATACCGCGACGGCCTGCTGCAGGCCGGCATCGAACTGCAGATCGCCGGATGA
- the nagA gene encoding N-acetylglucosamine-6-phosphate deacetylase, translating into MLSGRILTPGGWIDGSIDFGQRISEIRADSSVDTALTILPGFIDLHVHGAAGADIMQGGDAAATIARAHARHGTTAMLGTTMTATDNSIRRALRGMAPVIEQRPAGGARMLGAHLEGPFLSIHRLGAQPADAVVVGSMDLVRSYHELAPIRVMTLATEVADHLALIPQLNALGIRVQIGHSNGTYEDGVAALKAGAAGFTHLYNGMTGLRHQEAGIVGAALAHAEYAEIIPDLQHVQPGAILAALRAIPRLYGITDATSATGMPDGEYGLGSQLVYKCRGCVRLATGSLAGSVLTMDQALRNFVGLGLDLADASNRLSLYPADYLGEAARGRLAPGAWADIVVLDADLQPVAVFVEGEAIDLSSNQP; encoded by the coding sequence ATGCTGAGCGGACGCATTCTCACGCCGGGCGGCTGGATCGACGGCAGTATCGACTTCGGCCAGCGCATCAGCGAGATCCGCGCGGACAGCAGCGTGGACACCGCGCTGACCATCCTGCCCGGCTTCATCGACCTGCACGTGCACGGCGCGGCCGGCGCGGACATCATGCAGGGCGGCGATGCCGCCGCCACCATCGCGCGAGCGCATGCGCGGCACGGCACCACGGCGATGCTGGGCACCACGATGACCGCCACCGACAACTCGATCCGCCGCGCGCTGCGCGGCATGGCGCCCGTTATCGAACAGCGGCCAGCGGGCGGCGCGCGCATGCTGGGCGCGCACCTGGAAGGCCCGTTCCTCAGCATCCACCGGCTGGGCGCGCAGCCCGCCGACGCGGTGGTGGTGGGCAGCATGGACCTGGTGCGCAGCTACCACGAGCTGGCGCCGATCCGCGTGATGACGCTGGCGACCGAGGTGGCCGACCACCTGGCGCTGATCCCGCAGCTGAACGCGCTGGGCATCCGCGTGCAGATCGGCCACAGCAACGGCACGTATGAAGACGGCGTGGCCGCGCTGAAGGCCGGCGCGGCCGGCTTCACGCACCTGTATAACGGCATGACGGGGCTGCGCCACCAGGAGGCCGGCATCGTCGGCGCGGCGCTGGCCCATGCCGAGTATGCCGAGATCATTCCCGATCTGCAGCACGTGCAGCCGGGCGCGATCCTCGCCGCCCTGCGCGCCATCCCCCGGCTGTATGGCATTACCGACGCCACGTCCGCCACCGGCATGCCCGATGGCGAATACGGCCTGGGCAGCCAGCTGGTCTACAAGTGCCGGGGCTGCGTGCGCCTGGCCACCGGCTCGCTGGCGGGCAGCGTGCTGACGATGGACCAGGCGCTGCGCAATTTCGTCGGCCTCGGGCTGGACCTGGCCGACGCGTCGAACCGCCTGTCGCTATACCCGGCCGATTACCTCGGCGAGGCCGCACGCGGCCGCCTGGCGCCCGGCGCCTGGGCGGACATTGTGGTGCTCGACGCCGACCTGCAACCGGTGGCCGTCTTCGTCGAAGGCGAAGCCATCGACCTTTCCTCCAACCAGCCGTAA
- a CDS encoding MFS transporter: protein MGFLLFIAGLGGLLYGIDVGIIAGALPYLESTASMAWRLSAQQLSFIVAAVLLGSVLSSLFAGALADWIGRRWAMTLAGVLFTLSIPLIALSDGYVPLLLGRLLQGVSGGLIGVIVPLYLAECLHARHRGRGAALFQLLLTIGLVAAAVIGLLQAHSVESATVAAGQLAEAERAAAVFAAKDHAWRSIFWWCLTPGIVFTVGCLLLAESPRWLARRGRMEDVRAALLRTRPADEVEVELREIQLALAPGVGAGAGATSSGSSGRAVEPLLSRRYVLPFLLACLILALNQATGINSVLAYVVNILNQAGLPGSAANTADVALKVLNALMTVVAVVLVDRKGRRFLLMLGTGGS from the coding sequence ATGGGATTCCTACTCTTCATCGCGGGGCTGGGCGGCCTGCTGTACGGCATCGACGTGGGCATCATCGCAGGCGCCCTGCCCTATCTCGAATCCACCGCCTCGATGGCGTGGCGCCTGAGCGCGCAGCAGCTCAGCTTCATCGTGGCCGCGGTGCTCCTGGGGTCGGTGCTGTCGTCGCTGTTCGCCGGCGCCCTGGCCGACTGGATCGGGCGGCGCTGGGCGATGACGCTGGCCGGCGTGCTGTTCACGCTGAGCATTCCGCTGATCGCCCTGTCGGACGGCTACGTACCGCTGCTGCTCGGGCGCTTGCTGCAGGGCGTGAGCGGTGGGCTGATCGGCGTGATAGTGCCTTTGTATCTGGCCGAGTGCTTGCATGCGCGGCATCGCGGGCGCGGCGCTGCCTTGTTCCAGCTGCTGCTGACGATCGGCCTGGTGGCGGCGGCGGTAATCGGGCTGCTGCAGGCACATTCGGTGGAGTCGGCGACCGTCGCGGCGGGGCAGCTGGCGGAGGCGGAACGCGCGGCGGCCGTGTTTGCGGCCAAGGATCATGCGTGGCGGAGTATTTTCTGGTGGTGTCTCACGCCGGGGATCGTGTTCACGGTCGGATGCCTGCTGCTGGCCGAGTCGCCGCGGTGGCTGGCGCGGCGGGGGCGGATGGAGGATGTGCGGGCTGCGCTGCTGCGTACGCGGCCTGCGGATGAAGTCGAGGTTGAGCTGCGCGAGATTCAGTTGGCGCTGGCGCCGGGTGTGGGCGCTGGCGCTGGCGCTACGTCGTCGGGTTCTTCGGGCCGTGCGGTCGAACCGCTGCTGAGCCGCCGTTATGTGCTGCCTTTCCTGCTGGCTTGCCTGATCCTGGCGCTGAATCAGGCTACCGGTATCAATTCGGTGCTGGCGTATGTGGTCAATATCCTGAATCAGGCTGGCTTGCCTGGCAGCGCCGCGAATACCGCCGATGTAGCGCTGAAAGTGCTCAATGCGCTGATGACCGTTGTTGCCGTGGTGCTGGTCGACCGGAAGGGGCGCAGGTTTCTGCTGATGCTGGGGACTGGGGGATCGTGA
- a CDS encoding MFS transporter: MTALLAAGLLFRSAEGEQRDVRPVLQARVQSDGLALRLSDDTLRSLGVSDGSPVQLTVAYAYGPFTNVQTRRSDDAALPELRMRREDTVQPDSVIGAFFRKLHLNPFADPAEGLRAPLTIERADIAAVPSSAHGWQVALAMCLFVASFAVGPGVCVWLALSELMPTRIRSNGMSIALLVNQFVSTMIAALFLPTVGQYGYATMFFAWAGCTVVYFLTAAFLLPETKGKTLEEIEAHFGRK; the protein is encoded by the coding sequence GTGACCGCCCTGCTGGCGGCCGGGCTGCTGTTCCGCAGCGCCGAGGGGGAGCAGCGGGATGTGCGGCCGGTGCTGCAGGCGCGCGTGCAGTCGGATGGGCTGGCGCTGCGGCTGTCCGACGACACGCTGCGGTCTCTTGGCGTTAGTGATGGGTCGCCGGTGCAGCTGACGGTTGCCTATGCCTATGGGCCGTTCACCAATGTGCAGACGCGGCGCAGTGACGATGCGGCGCTGCCGGAGCTGCGCATGCGTCGTGAGGATACCGTACAGCCGGACAGCGTGATCGGGGCGTTCTTCCGCAAGCTGCATCTGAATCCGTTTGCCGATCCGGCCGAGGGGCTGCGGGCGCCGTTGACGATCGAGCGCGCCGATATCGCCGCCGTGCCGTCCAGCGCGCATGGATGGCAGGTGGCGTTGGCCATGTGTTTGTTTGTCGCCAGCTTTGCCGTGGGGCCGGGGGTTTGTGTTTGGCTGGCGCTTTCCGAGTTGATGCCTACTCGCATCCGCTCGAATGGGATGAGCATTGCGCTGCTGGTGAACCAGTTTGTGTCGACCATGATTGCTGCCCTATTTCTGCCGACCGTGGGGCAGTATGGGTATGCGACGATGTTCTTTGCGTGGGCGGGGTGTACGGTGGTGTATTTCCTGACGGCGGCGTTTTTGTTGCCGGAGACGAAGGGGAAGACGTTGGAGGAGATTGAGGCGCATTTCGGGCGAAAGTAA
- a CDS encoding PEP-CTERM sorting domain-containing protein, whose product MRQLLVSIAVLFGLICGAARAAPVQSSFAADADSNTWDCRYLPDRGSCSSQGTFTPPNGTTTQWATGASSSASDIRGEAWSLAVADPGSYLPLLKTYASSNPNYVSPSGGTSMADANVWAVQGYRYTGTTAFTLTLTATLDTVISANAANFAGNHSLLAVSLFGTDNYTFNYDPATRTGSTCPITGPINPQFCGQGPAMYAHYHEFLEDTGTAVATLSYTLSPGQTFYVGAFIDANVCCGGSVDSSHTLTMLFNDASMLVDFPVALVPEPGGWMMLLVGVVMLGGWKGRRKA is encoded by the coding sequence ATGCGCCAGCTGCTTGTATCGATCGCAGTACTCTTTGGTTTGATCTGCGGGGCAGCTCGCGCCGCGCCCGTTCAAAGCAGTTTCGCCGCCGATGCGGACTCCAATACCTGGGATTGCCGCTACCTCCCCGATCGAGGGTCATGTTCGAGTCAAGGCACCTTCACCCCGCCGAACGGGACCACGACCCAGTGGGCAACCGGCGCCAGTTCCAGCGCCTCCGATATCCGCGGCGAAGCCTGGTCGCTGGCGGTTGCGGATCCTGGCTCGTACCTGCCGCTCCTGAAAACATACGCTTCGAGCAACCCGAACTACGTCAGTCCATCGGGTGGCACCAGCATGGCCGATGCCAATGTCTGGGCGGTGCAAGGTTACCGCTACACCGGCACCACGGCGTTCACCCTGACGCTGACCGCAACACTCGACACCGTCATCTCGGCCAACGCGGCCAACTTCGCCGGCAATCATTCGCTGCTGGCGGTCAGCCTGTTCGGCACCGACAACTACACATTCAATTACGATCCGGCCACCCGTACCGGCAGCACTTGCCCGATTACCGGCCCGATCAACCCGCAGTTCTGCGGCCAGGGCCCTGCGATGTACGCGCACTACCACGAGTTCCTGGAAGATACGGGAACCGCGGTAGCAACCCTTTCCTATACGTTGTCTCCCGGCCAGACCTTTTATGTCGGCGCCTTCATCGATGCCAACGTGTGCTGCGGCGGCTCGGTGGACTCTTCCCACACGCTGACGATGCTCTTCAACGATGCCTCGATGCTGGTGGATTTTCCCGTGGCGCTTGTGCCCGAGCCGGGCGGCTGGATGATGTTGCTGGTCGGGGTGGTGATGTTGGGTGGGTGGAAAGGTCGGCGAAAGGCGTAG
- a CDS encoding PAAR domain-containing protein, whose amino-acid sequence MKNIIRLGDPTSHGGMVIFVKATYFLVDGKPVACVGDQCSCPVPGHGTCTIVEGSDSNSVDGVPVAYDGHKTSCGATLIATCGNFSAD is encoded by the coding sequence ATGAAAAACATCATCCGGCTCGGCGATCCAACCTCCCACGGCGGCATGGTCATCTTTGTAAAGGCGACATACTTCCTCGTGGATGGCAAGCCTGTCGCCTGCGTGGGCGACCAATGTTCGTGCCCGGTGCCGGGCCATGGCACATGCACCATCGTGGAAGGCAGCGATAGCAACTCGGTCGACGGCGTGCCAGTCGCCTATGACGGGCACAAGACTTCATGTGGGGCGACGCTGATCGCTACATGCGGAAACTTCAGCGCGGATTAG
- a CDS encoding T6SS immunity protein Tli4 family protein — protein sequence MNISIKLLFLASMVGMPTVGISRNFSVGRSDMRVDEKNMAIKTICVGRFAVDVPEKFEFSYGDARVSGVQISSDKSETMEEFNARIIERNIELAAQKNERDLASLENVRDLKMQHATGKIFSFGRNWSYHIAHGKRVDNEWFSIEALVRIQEVSFRLFLEIADKEDFDEVMKIIVNMRYRQSNDLPGKPGFCFDNGIILDTVPVPLPAHDQVPRESVVMFTGDSKHPDVAIALNSMSGVTKQKTLLQRSADSSARIDFPFAFQPIFEGRRSINGIPGEESSERVKENNGTRAHSYRWESDSIKTDAMKPFLVLELTTGIGRPGKPVNSSLSDKEVQALWDQISGSLRPRPVKVETAKPEPSMPPERAEAGTPCPASGQWSCVDHANGYDVVGGTTQKFVQGVKMPQAELLGPEPLFGRRKTFTLSTPTVWKLVKEPS from the coding sequence ATGAATATCTCAATAAAATTATTATTTTTGGCGTCTATGGTTGGAATGCCGACTGTGGGAATATCAAGGAATTTTTCTGTTGGGAGGTCGGATATGCGAGTTGATGAGAAAAACATGGCGATTAAAACAATTTGCGTAGGAAGGTTTGCAGTAGATGTTCCGGAAAAATTCGAATTTTCTTACGGTGATGCTAGGGTTTCTGGTGTGCAAATTTCGTCAGATAAGTCTGAAACTATGGAGGAATTCAATGCCAGGATTATTGAGAGAAATATAGAATTAGCTGCGCAAAAAAATGAAAGAGATTTAGCTAGTCTGGAGAATGTGCGTGATTTAAAAATGCAGCATGCTACTGGTAAAATATTCTCCTTCGGTCGCAACTGGAGTTATCATATTGCCCATGGAAAACGAGTGGATAATGAATGGTTTTCGATTGAAGCCCTAGTCAGAATTCAGGAAGTCAGCTTTCGTCTTTTCCTTGAGATCGCTGATAAGGAAGATTTTGATGAGGTTATGAAGATTATTGTAAATATGAGATACCGACAATCCAATGATCTGCCTGGTAAGCCAGGTTTTTGTTTTGATAATGGGATTATCCTTGACACAGTGCCTGTGCCTCTTCCGGCTCATGATCAAGTGCCACGCGAGTCTGTCGTAATGTTTACTGGCGACTCAAAACATCCTGATGTTGCTATTGCCCTTAATTCAATGAGTGGTGTAACAAAGCAAAAAACATTGCTGCAGCGATCAGCGGACAGTTCAGCGCGAATTGATTTTCCGTTCGCATTTCAACCAATATTCGAGGGCCGCCGTTCGATCAATGGCATACCGGGAGAAGAGTCTTCGGAGCGGGTAAAGGAAAATAACGGAACGCGTGCTCATAGTTACAGGTGGGAATCGGATTCGATAAAGACCGACGCCATGAAGCCATTCTTGGTACTTGAGCTCACTACAGGTATCGGCCGCCCCGGTAAACCAGTTAATTCGAGCCTGTCCGACAAGGAAGTACAAGCCTTGTGGGACCAGATATCTGGCTCCCTCCGCCCGCGGCCCGTCAAGGTCGAAACAGCGAAGCCGGAACCTTCAATGCCTCCCGAACGCGCCGAAGCCGGCACGCCTTGTCCTGCAAGCGGCCAGTGGTCATGCGTGGACCACGCCAATGGTTACGATGTCGTCGGTGGCACCACGCAAAAATTTGTCCAAGGCGTCAAAATGCCGCAAGCAGAATTGCTGGGCCCGGAGCCGCTTTTCGGCCGTCGCAAAACATTCACGCTGAGTACACCAACTGTGTGGAAACTGGTCAAGGAGCCGTCATGA
- a CDS encoding esterase/lipase family protein, whose amino-acid sequence MKKGAQKNEILRPGEAAWRPPNGAAEGMNEVGVWKKREPAERQKILNGHTLEVDSSGAIEFEGHMTLGEVDEGYARSHGWGEIHWSSYGGLLIALKLQFGKFLQCGWESQPPTISSNWIGLNQYDRKLWRGVKSEILADFQLAEIENLAGYWYPIYAFGYNWLLSNENSADRLSQRIEQIISHYSSLGRECEKVMVVTHSMGGLVARACAKKIPEKIRGIIHVCMPALGAPVCYRRIACGTETFSPSNGKLENATADAFAEIAGRTSAETNAVMAHAPGALELLPTHLYPKPWLFIRQNDEENKSGLVERIPIENPYKFYRDVTTWYRLFQPELIDPANEHKEHAVKKMQQSVDQAAKFHEKILDIYYHPNSFAIYGSDSQHLSFGRYTWIEYGSQRVTPDILFLGKQISSTFNGHRSVEIKDGRNLLFTPSIQDEDGDGTVPATSGAGVLGGVKKTFMLSGFDHQNVFSNSSVMMLTFQLIARAILES is encoded by the coding sequence ATGAAGAAAGGCGCGCAGAAGAACGAAATTTTGAGACCAGGAGAGGCAGCTTGGCGTCCACCAAATGGGGCAGCAGAAGGGATGAATGAAGTTGGTGTATGGAAAAAGCGCGAGCCAGCCGAGCGTCAAAAAATACTGAACGGTCACACCCTTGAAGTGGATTCAAGTGGAGCCATTGAATTTGAAGGTCATATGACTCTTGGTGAAGTTGATGAAGGCTATGCACGAAGTCACGGGTGGGGCGAAATACATTGGTCAAGCTATGGTGGCCTACTTATCGCTCTAAAGCTGCAGTTTGGTAAATTTTTGCAATGCGGCTGGGAGAGCCAACCACCTACAATTAGTTCGAATTGGATTGGCTTAAATCAATATGATAGAAAGCTTTGGCGGGGAGTGAAAAGCGAAATTCTTGCAGATTTTCAACTTGCAGAGATTGAGAATCTTGCTGGGTACTGGTATCCAATTTATGCGTTTGGATATAACTGGCTATTGTCAAACGAAAACTCTGCGGATCGGTTAAGTCAGCGTATAGAACAAATTATTTCTCACTACAGTTCTCTAGGGCGAGAGTGTGAGAAGGTTATGGTGGTTACCCATTCAATGGGCGGCCTAGTTGCACGTGCTTGTGCAAAAAAGATTCCTGAAAAAATAAGGGGCATTATACATGTCTGTATGCCAGCCTTAGGTGCGCCTGTTTGCTATCGGAGGATTGCTTGTGGTACAGAAACATTCAGCCCAAGCAACGGAAAACTCGAAAACGCAACAGCAGATGCATTTGCTGAAATCGCAGGGCGTACTTCGGCAGAAACGAATGCAGTTATGGCTCATGCACCCGGGGCATTGGAGCTTTTACCTACACATCTGTATCCCAAGCCTTGGTTGTTTATTCGGCAGAATGATGAAGAAAACAAGAGTGGTTTAGTAGAGAGAATTCCTATTGAAAATCCTTATAAGTTCTATCGAGATGTAACTACTTGGTACCGATTGTTTCAGCCTGAGTTAATTGATCCAGCTAATGAGCATAAAGAGCATGCAGTAAAGAAGATGCAGCAATCGGTTGATCAAGCAGCCAAGTTTCATGAAAAAATATTGGATATATATTATCATCCGAATTCATTTGCTATTTATGGATCTGATTCTCAACACCTATCTTTCGGCCGTTATACATGGATCGAATATGGCAGTCAGAGAGTAACGCCAGATATTCTATTTTTAGGGAAGCAAATTTCGAGTACCTTCAATGGTCATCGGTCAGTAGAGATTAAAGACGGTCGCAATTTACTATTTACTCCTTCTATCCAGGATGAGGATGGGGATGGAACTGTGCCTGCGACTTCTGGTGCTGGAGTTTTGGGGGGAGTCAAGAAGACATTTATGCTTTCCGGATTCGATCATCAAAACGTATTTTCTAATTCTTCAGTAATGATGTTGACCTTTCAGTTGATAGCTAGGGCTATATTGGAATCATGA
- a CDS encoding type VI secretion system Vgr family protein — translation MNITGAFVNFLVAHRDLVTAARPLRLRVDHPSMMMEDVLLPQRVDGHETFCGGFEYRVQCMALDANLPLKEFIALPAAIDIVTDRGKLRSVCGVVTEAWAGDSDGGLASYQLVIRDVLAVLEKRINTRVFRNLTEPEIVQGMLSEWLRQNPMLGTVIALETDNIFDNMQYPRREFTMQHNESDAAFIRRLLKRRGIAWFFRPDATQKLPAHRMCLLNRYESAQENAAGTVRYHRDASTEERDSITAWNAVRTLQPSSVARYSWDYRAPLASDLMHMRTEGEARQGPKEHRLGAVLDDYQVLMPHAGDSPADFRALGGLAMKRHDFETKCFTGEGSVRDFRVGEYFALAGHPEIDRHQDIDREFVITELHIAVQNNLPRDLSDRVAGLFARSGWANDDLNRRPVKMQFTAVRRGIALVPAYDPRVDLPPVHMQSAIVVGPESEEVHCDAMGRVKIRFPGTREEDHISNPGASNRESDSAWVRVATSWAGNGPGYDQCGSLSLPRVGSEVLVSFLGGDPDKPVIVGQMYNQHATPPALSKAGDLPGNRYLSGIRSREVKGGRRGNQLRFDDTKGQISAQLGSDHSAAQLNLGMLTTPRASGYAEPRGDGAELRAESAVAIRGPGGILISARADRDGSQLSRSELIGTAAMLNAVAEQLSSMAQTHSGDDALQGELERLCEKISKWDGAKAPAAVIAASAPEGILLASERNVAVAAQTALDLLSIKDAQVAAGGNVLVRAMRGISLFAHKLGMKLIAASGNVVIQSHNGDIELTATGTVKINAGKRIELQAPEIRLASKGAQVDYGDGKVIQQCTDAYTIRSASFEHVKGGGGSAADIKFPSTKMETDERVVLISSQNDKPVAGRRYRLELPDGSAIEGITDSEGRTELVTSEELGEINVIIYPEDKPL, via the coding sequence ATGAACATCACCGGTGCCTTCGTCAATTTCCTGGTGGCCCATCGCGACCTCGTCACCGCAGCCCGCCCGTTGCGGCTGCGGGTGGATCATCCCTCCATGATGATGGAAGACGTGCTGCTGCCACAGCGCGTGGACGGCCACGAAACCTTCTGCGGCGGTTTCGAGTACCGCGTGCAGTGCATGGCGCTGGACGCCAACCTGCCACTGAAGGAGTTCATCGCGCTGCCCGCCGCGATCGACATCGTGACCGACCGAGGCAAGCTGCGCAGCGTTTGCGGCGTGGTCACCGAAGCCTGGGCCGGCGATAGCGACGGCGGCCTGGCCAGCTACCAGCTCGTGATCCGCGACGTGCTCGCCGTGCTTGAAAAGCGCATCAACACACGTGTGTTCCGCAACCTCACCGAACCGGAGATCGTGCAGGGCATGCTGAGCGAATGGCTGCGCCAGAACCCGATGCTGGGCACGGTCATCGCTTTGGAGACGGACAACATCTTCGACAACATGCAATACCCGCGGCGGGAATTCACGATGCAGCATAACGAATCGGATGCGGCATTCATCCGGCGACTGCTGAAACGCCGCGGCATCGCATGGTTCTTCCGACCCGACGCTACCCAAAAACTCCCGGCACACCGCATGTGCCTGCTGAACCGCTACGAGAGCGCGCAGGAAAACGCGGCCGGCACCGTGCGCTACCACCGTGACGCATCGACCGAGGAGCGCGACAGCATCACCGCCTGGAACGCGGTGCGCACGTTGCAGCCTTCGTCCGTGGCGCGGTACAGCTGGGATTACCGGGCACCGCTCGCATCGGACCTGATGCACATGCGCACCGAAGGCGAAGCGAGGCAGGGCCCGAAAGAACACAGGCTGGGCGCTGTGCTGGATGACTACCAGGTGCTGATGCCGCATGCCGGCGACAGCCCTGCCGACTTCAGGGCGCTCGGCGGCCTGGCGATGAAGCGGCACGATTTTGAAACGAAGTGTTTTACCGGCGAGGGCTCGGTACGCGATTTTCGTGTGGGCGAATACTTTGCATTGGCCGGCCATCCCGAGATCGACCGGCACCAGGATATCGATCGGGAATTTGTCATCACCGAATTGCACATCGCCGTGCAGAACAACCTGCCGAGGGATTTGTCCGACCGGGTTGCAGGGCTGTTCGCCCGCAGCGGCTGGGCGAATGACGACCTGAACAGGCGGCCAGTGAAGATGCAGTTCACCGCGGTACGGCGCGGCATTGCGCTGGTGCCAGCATATGACCCGCGCGTGGATCTGCCGCCCGTGCACATGCAGAGCGCCATCGTGGTCGGGCCGGAAAGCGAAGAAGTGCATTGCGACGCGATGGGGCGGGTGAAGATTCGCTTTCCAGGCACGCGGGAGGAAGACCACATTTCCAATCCGGGTGCGTCGAACCGTGAATCCGATTCGGCATGGGTGCGCGTGGCAACCAGCTGGGCGGGGAATGGGCCTGGCTATGACCAGTGCGGATCGCTCTCCCTGCCGCGGGTGGGCAGCGAGGTGCTGGTTTCCTTCCTGGGCGGCGATCCGGACAAGCCCGTGATCGTGGGGCAGATGTACAACCAGCATGCCACGCCGCCGGCATTGAGCAAGGCGGGGGACTTGCCGGGAAACCGGTATCTGTCCGGGATTCGCAGCAGGGAAGTGAAGGGTGGGCGGCGTGGGAATCAGTTGCGGTTTGATGATACGAAGGGGCAGATCAGTGCGCAGCTGGGAAGTGACCACAGCGCTGCACAGTTGAATCTGGGCATGCTGACAACGCCGCGAGCGAGCGGATACGCAGAGCCGCGAGGCGATGGTGCCGAATTGCGGGCTGAGAGTGCTGTCGCAATCCGTGGGCCTGGCGGCATCCTGATATCTGCAAGGGCTGATCGTGATGGCAGCCAATTGAGCCGCAGTGAATTGATTGGCACCGCGGCCATGCTTAATGCAGTGGCTGAACAACTGAGCAGCATGGCCCAGACGCATTCAGGTGATGACGCTTTGCAGGGAGAGCTGGAACGCCTCTGCGAAAAAATCAGCAAGTGGGACGGTGCAAAGGCGCCGGCCGCAGTCATCGCCGCCAGTGCACCGGAAGGCATTCTGCTCGCCAGCGAACGCAACGTTGCCGTCGCTGCACAGACCGCACTCGATTTGCTATCTATAAAAGATGCCCAGGTCGCCGCTGGCGGCAATGTGCTGGTGCGCGCCATGCGCGGTATCAGCCTGTTTGCCCACAAGTTGGGCATGAAGTTGATTGCGGCGTCGGGCAACGTGGTGATCCAGAGCCATAACGGTGATATCGAGCTTACTGCTACCGGCACTGTGAAGATCAACGCTGGCAAGCGGATCGAGCTGCAGGCTCCGGAGATCCGTCTGGCGAGCAAGGGAGCTCAGGTCGACTACGGCGACGGCAAGGTGATCCAGCAGTGTACCGACGCCTATACGATCAGATCCGCGTCATTCGAGCATGTCAAAGGCGGCGGTGGAAGTGCTGCGGACATCAAGTTTCCTAGCACGAAGATGGAGACCGATGAACGTGTCGTACTGATCAGCTCGCAGAATGACAAACCAGTAGCCGGGCGTCGGTATCGACTTGAGCTGCCGGACGGCTCTGCAATTGAGGGCATTACAGATAGCGAAGGACGTACTGAGCTCGTTACTAGCGAAGAGCTTGGCGAAATAAATGTGATTATCTATCCGGAAGACAAACCCTTGTGA